The following are encoded in a window of Sinorhizobium sojae CCBAU 05684 genomic DNA:
- the mraZ gene encoding division/cell wall cluster transcriptional repressor MraZ, with protein MNRFLSHATNRIDAKGRVSVPSAFRAVLSEAGVRELYCFQDFVFPAISVGGPELLDRFERQMAVEDPFSDAANQMSLLVHGGGVFLKLDPEGRLMVTDFIRDFTGISTEVTFVGRGDHFQLWEPQAFARAQAEAREGRKQRGLRPG; from the coding sequence ATGAACCGCTTCTTGTCACATGCGACGAACCGGATCGATGCCAAGGGGCGGGTCTCCGTGCCTTCGGCCTTCCGCGCCGTGCTTTCGGAGGCGGGCGTGCGGGAGTTATATTGTTTCCAGGATTTCGTCTTTCCGGCGATCAGCGTCGGTGGGCCGGAGCTTCTGGACCGGTTCGAGAGGCAGATGGCGGTCGAGGATCCGTTTTCGGATGCGGCCAATCAGATGTCGCTCCTCGTTCATGGGGGCGGCGTCTTCTTGAAGCTCGACCCGGAGGGTCGGCTGATGGTCACGGATTTCATCCGCGACTTCACCGGCATTTCGACGGAGGTGACCTTCGTCGGGCGGGGCGATCATTTTCAGCTCTGGGAGCCGCAGGCGTTTGCGAGGGCGCAGGCGGAGGCCCGGGAAGGGCGCAAGCAGCGGGGGTTGCGCCCGGGTTAG
- the ftsL gene encoding cell division protein FtsL — protein sequence MLRTIDIVLIVIMTAAAAVTYTIKHQAENKLEEVRKLDAAIKLEEDTIDLLKADWALLTQPNRLERLVAAFASDLQLAPTPSTQLAQPEELPMLRADLPRPEGEEAPEDGIAAVIQADNINTGSVAH from the coding sequence ATGCTGAGAACGATCGATATCGTCCTGATCGTCATCATGACGGCCGCCGCTGCGGTCACCTACACGATCAAGCATCAGGCCGAGAACAAGCTTGAAGAAGTCCGCAAGCTCGACGCGGCGATCAAGCTCGAAGAGGATACGATCGACCTGCTCAAGGCCGATTGGGCGCTCTTGACCCAGCCGAACCGCCTGGAACGGCTCGTGGCGGCCTTTGCCTCGGACCTGCAGCTTGCACCGACACCATCCACGCAACTCGCTCAACCTGAGGAGCTGCCGATGTTGCGGGCCGATCTGCCGCGGCCGGAGGGGGAGGAGGCGCCGGAAGACGGCATCGCCGCCGTTATTCAGGCCGACAATATCAACACAGGCTCGGTGGCGCACTGA
- the mraY gene encoding phospho-N-acetylmuramoyl-pentapeptide-transferase, producing the protein MLIWLVDLADHLQFFNLFRYITFRTGAALFTSALIVFLFGPAMIDSLRIRQGKGQPIRADGPQTHFKKAGTPTMGGLMILAGIVGSSLLWADLSSVYVVSTLLVTLGFGAIGFYDDYLKVTKQSDKGFSGKARLGIEFVIASIAVFFMMRAALSAGSAGSTFGSSVTFPFFKDLMLNLGYFFVLFGGFVIVGAGNAVNLTDGLDGLAIGPVMIASAAFGLIAYLAGNAVFANYLQIHFVPGTGELAVILGAVIGAGLGFLWFNAPPAAIFMGDTGSLALGGLIGTVAVATKHEIVMIIIGGLFVIETLSVIIQVFWFKRTGRRVFLMAPIHHHFEKKGWTESQVVIRFWIIAVILAMVGLSTLKLR; encoded by the coding sequence ATGCTGATCTGGCTCGTGGACCTGGCGGACCACCTTCAATTCTTCAACCTCTTTCGCTACATCACCTTCCGCACGGGCGCAGCTCTCTTCACCTCGGCCCTGATCGTGTTCCTGTTCGGCCCGGCGATGATCGATTCCTTACGCATCCGCCAGGGCAAGGGCCAGCCGATCCGTGCCGACGGGCCGCAGACGCACTTCAAGAAGGCCGGCACGCCCACCATGGGCGGCCTGATGATCCTCGCGGGCATCGTCGGCTCTTCGCTGCTCTGGGCAGACCTTTCGAGCGTCTATGTCGTGTCGACGCTTCTGGTGACGCTCGGCTTCGGCGCCATCGGTTTCTATGACGATTATCTCAAGGTCACGAAGCAATCGGACAAGGGCTTTTCCGGCAAGGCGCGGCTCGGCATCGAATTCGTGATCGCCTCGATTGCCGTCTTCTTCATGATGCGGGCGGCGCTTTCCGCCGGCAGCGCCGGTTCCACCTTCGGCTCGTCAGTGACATTCCCCTTCTTCAAGGACCTGATGCTCAATCTCGGCTATTTCTTCGTGCTGTTCGGTGGCTTCGTGATCGTCGGGGCGGGTAATGCCGTGAACCTGACGGACGGTCTCGATGGGCTTGCGATCGGGCCGGTGATGATCGCATCCGCAGCCTTCGGCCTGATCGCCTATCTGGCCGGTAATGCCGTCTTCGCCAACTATCTGCAGATCCATTTCGTGCCGGGCACCGGCGAGCTTGCGGTGATTCTCGGCGCGGTCATTGGTGCGGGCCTCGGCTTTCTCTGGTTCAATGCGCCGCCGGCGGCGATCTTCATGGGCGACACCGGTTCGCTCGCGCTCGGCGGTCTGATCGGCACCGTCGCCGTCGCCACCAAGCACGAAATCGTCATGATCATCATCGGCGGCCTCTTCGTCATCGAGACGCTGTCGGTCATCATCCAGGTCTTCTGGTTCAAACGCACCGGCCGCCGCGTCTTCCTGATGGCGCCGATCCATCACCATTTCGAGAAGAAGGGCTGGACGGAGAGCCAGGTCGTGATCCGTTTCTGGATCATCGCCGTCATCCTGGCCATGGTCGGTCTTTCCACCCTGAAGCTCAGGTGA
- a CDS encoding UDP-N-acetylmuramoylalanyl-D-glutamyl-2,6-diaminopimelate--D-alanyl-D-alanine ligase — MNWLWTSSDLLAAMNGRPVGTLPEGIVGISIDSRTIGEGEAFFAIKGDRVDGHDYAGIALANGAALLVVSEAKIPALGRLIAPMIVVDDVLEAMIRLGCAARDRSAAKVIAVTGSVGKTTTKEMLRHVLAPLGRVHASVASFNNHWGVPLTLARMPEATDFGIFEIGMNHPDEIRPLTRMVRPHVALVTSIAAAHLGNFSSLDEIASAKAEIFEGVVGGGHAVINRDTPHYDLLEMAAQAAGVSHIHSFGANPKADYRLVEFAGGAEGSVLWAGIGGRTLEVAMGAPGRHIAENALAVIAAAELAGADIERVVAALATMRPEKGRGVRHRLGIGTGHMTLIDESYNANPASMQAAIALLRDAEPAPGGRRIAILGDMLEMGEHAAEVHAGLAAPVVEAGIADVWLAGPAMAHLRDALPPEISVVYRESVGDLSSYAVGAVAAGDVVMVKSSKGTGCGQIVEALRAAYPEQTAETGEA; from the coding sequence TTGAACTGGCTCTGGACAAGCAGCGATCTTCTGGCGGCGATGAACGGCCGGCCGGTCGGTACCCTGCCGGAAGGCATCGTCGGGATCTCGATCGACAGCCGCACGATCGGCGAGGGCGAAGCCTTTTTCGCGATCAAGGGCGATCGCGTCGACGGCCACGACTATGCCGGCATCGCGCTTGCCAACGGCGCTGCGCTGCTCGTCGTCAGCGAAGCCAAGATCCCGGCGCTCGGACGGCTGATCGCGCCGATGATCGTCGTCGACGACGTGCTCGAGGCAATGATCCGGCTCGGCTGCGCGGCGCGCGACCGCAGCGCCGCGAAGGTTATCGCCGTCACCGGCTCCGTCGGCAAAACCACGACCAAGGAAATGCTCCGGCACGTTCTGGCGCCCCTTGGGCGCGTGCATGCATCGGTCGCCTCCTTCAACAATCACTGGGGCGTGCCGCTGACGCTCGCCCGCATGCCGGAGGCGACCGATTTCGGCATCTTCGAAATCGGCATGAACCATCCCGACGAAATCCGTCCGTTAACGCGGATGGTGCGTCCGCATGTGGCGCTCGTCACGAGCATTGCCGCTGCCCATCTCGGCAATTTTTCAAGCCTCGACGAGATCGCTTCGGCGAAGGCGGAGATATTCGAGGGCGTCGTCGGAGGCGGTCATGCCGTCATCAACCGCGACACACCGCACTATGACCTGCTCGAAATGGCGGCCCAGGCGGCGGGCGTCAGCCATATCCACTCTTTCGGCGCCAATCCGAAGGCCGACTATCGTCTGGTCGAGTTTGCCGGCGGTGCCGAAGGCTCCGTGCTCTGGGCGGGCATAGGCGGCAGGACGCTGGAGGTCGCGATGGGTGCGCCCGGCCGCCATATCGCCGAGAATGCGCTGGCGGTGATCGCCGCGGCCGAACTCGCCGGGGCGGACATCGAGCGTGTCGTCGCCGCGCTGGCGACCATGCGGCCGGAAAAGGGCAGGGGCGTGCGGCACCGTCTGGGGATCGGCACAGGCCATATGACGCTGATCGACGAAAGCTACAACGCCAATCCCGCGTCGATGCAGGCGGCGATCGCACTCTTGCGCGATGCCGAACCGGCGCCCGGCGGGCGACGTATCGCGATCCTCGGCGACATGCTGGAGATGGGCGAGCATGCCGCCGAAGTACATGCCGGCCTCGCGGCGCCGGTCGTCGAGGCTGGCATTGCCGACGTCTGGCTCGCCGGACCGGCAATGGCGCATCTGCGCGATGCCCTGCCGCCGGAGATTTCCGTGGTCTATCGAGAATCGGTCGGCGACCTCTCATCCTATGCGGTCGGCGCGGTCGCTGCCGGCGACGTCGTGATGGTCAAGTCCTCGAAGGGCACCGGCTGCGGGCAGATCGTCGAAGCGCTTCGTGCCGCCTATCCCGAACAGACGGCCGAGACGGGGGAAGCTTAG
- a CDS encoding UDP-N-acetylmuramoyl-L-alanyl-D-glutamate--2,6-diaminopimelate ligase produces MKIRDLAGPNFPELSAQLKDESANVEISGLTADSRQVKPGDLFVAVAGTKANGTAYIADAISRGAAAVVAADPHADAGVPVFTLSEPRRFLAQGAAAFYGRQPETMVAVTGTAGKTSVASFTRQIWAHSGLPAAMIGTTGVIAPGRNAYGSLTTPDPVSLHGLLAELADAGVTHAAMEASSHGLDQNRLDGVRLAAAAFTNLGRDHMDYHPTVEHYMASKMRLFEALLPKGSPAVIFADDQWSAAAIAAARKAGHDVRTVGRNGEFLALKRVEHFRHKQSAEVHVGDDIFEVHVPLAGDFQVANALVAAGLAMSTGIPAAAAFAALEKLQGASGRLELVGQTKDGALAYVDYAHKPDALQNVLDSVRPFTTGRVILVFGCGGDRDKGKRPIMGEIASRLADVVIVTDDNPRSEVPEAIRAEIMAGAKGATEIGDRAEAIRAAVGMLTTGDTLIVAGKGHEEGQTIGSVTLPFSDHAELLKALGGL; encoded by the coding sequence ATGAAGATCAGGGACCTGGCGGGACCAAACTTCCCGGAACTTTCGGCGCAACTGAAGGATGAGTCGGCAAATGTCGAGATTTCCGGACTGACGGCCGACAGCCGGCAGGTGAAGCCGGGCGATCTGTTCGTCGCCGTTGCCGGGACTAAGGCGAATGGGACCGCCTATATCGCCGACGCGATCTCGCGCGGCGCGGCGGCGGTCGTCGCTGCCGATCCCCATGCGGATGCTGGTGTCCCGGTCTTCACGCTCTCGGAGCCGCGCCGCTTTCTGGCGCAGGGCGCCGCCGCCTTCTATGGGCGTCAGCCCGAGACCATGGTCGCGGTGACGGGAACCGCAGGCAAGACCTCGGTCGCTTCCTTCACACGCCAAATCTGGGCGCATTCCGGTCTTCCGGCGGCGATGATCGGGACGACCGGCGTCATAGCGCCAGGCCGTAACGCGTACGGATCGCTCACCACGCCGGATCCGGTGTCGCTGCACGGGCTGCTCGCCGAGCTTGCCGATGCCGGTGTCACCCATGCGGCCATGGAAGCATCGAGCCACGGGCTCGACCAGAACCGGCTGGATGGGGTCAGGCTCGCGGCCGCGGCCTTCACAAATCTCGGCCGCGATCATATGGACTACCATCCAACAGTCGAGCACTACATGGCGTCGAAGATGCGCCTTTTCGAGGCGCTCCTGCCGAAGGGCTCACCGGCGGTGATCTTCGCCGACGATCAATGGTCGGCGGCGGCGATCGCCGCTGCCCGCAAGGCAGGTCACGACGTGCGCACCGTCGGACGCAATGGCGAGTTCCTCGCCCTGAAGCGCGTCGAGCACTTTCGCCACAAGCAGTCGGCGGAGGTGCATGTCGGCGACGACATCTTCGAAGTCCACGTGCCGCTCGCCGGCGATTTCCAGGTGGCCAATGCGCTTGTCGCCGCCGGTCTCGCCATGTCCACGGGAATTCCCGCCGCGGCTGCGTTCGCTGCGCTCGAAAAGCTGCAGGGCGCATCGGGCCGGCTGGAACTTGTCGGCCAGACCAAGGACGGCGCGCTTGCTTATGTGGACTATGCGCACAAGCCCGACGCGCTGCAGAACGTGCTCGATTCGGTGCGCCCCTTCACGACCGGGCGGGTCATTCTCGTCTTCGGCTGTGGTGGCGACCGCGACAAGGGCAAGCGGCCGATCATGGGCGAAATCGCCAGCCGGCTTGCCGATGTCGTCATCGTCACCGACGACAATCCCCGCTCGGAGGTGCCGGAGGCAATCCGCGCCGAGATCATGGCCGGTGCCAAGGGTGCGACCGAGATCGGCGACCGCGCCGAGGCGATCCGCGCTGCGGTCGGCATGCTGACGACCGGCGACACGCTGATCGTCGCCGGCAAGGGGCATGAGGAGGGGCAGACGATCGGTTCCGTGACGCTGCCGTTCTCGGACCATGCGGAATTGCTGAAGGCCCTCGGAGGACTATGA
- the murD gene encoding UDP-N-acetylmuramoyl-L-alanine--D-glutamate ligase: MIPVTTFKGRKVALFGLGGSGLATARALVAGGAEVAAWDDNPDSVAKAAAAGIATMDLHGADWPAITALVLSPGVPLTHPKPHWSVDLARQAGVEIIGDVELFVRERRAHAPDCPFIAITGTNGKSTTTALIAHILKTSGRDTQLGGNIGTAVLTLDPPEAGRFYVVECSSYQIDLAPTLDATAGILLNLTPDHLDRHGTMQHYADIKERLVAGSGTAIVGVDDSFSSLVADRVERAGTKVARISRRHALADGIYAEGSQLMRAHGGTAVLVTDLSGIETLRGGHNAQNAAAAVAACLAVGVDEKEIVEGLTTFPGLKHRMQPVARMGEVVFVNDSKATNADAAAPALSSYERIYWIAGGLPKEGGITSLAPFFPKIAKAYLIGEAAPAFAATLGEAVPYEISGTLEKAVAHAAADAARDPQGFAAVMLSPACASFDQYKNFEVRGDAFVGHVAALEGVAMLI, from the coding sequence ATGATACCGGTCACCACATTCAAGGGCAGGAAGGTCGCACTCTTCGGATTGGGCGGTTCGGGGCTGGCGACGGCCCGGGCGCTGGTTGCCGGCGGCGCGGAGGTTGCCGCCTGGGACGACAATCCCGACAGCGTCGCCAAGGCCGCCGCGGCCGGCATTGCGACGATGGACCTGCACGGAGCGGACTGGCCGGCCATCACCGCCCTCGTGCTTTCGCCCGGCGTGCCGCTGACGCATCCGAAGCCGCATTGGAGCGTTGATCTTGCTCGTCAGGCGGGCGTGGAGATCATCGGCGATGTCGAGCTTTTCGTGCGCGAGCGCCGAGCACATGCGCCCGATTGCCCGTTCATCGCGATCACCGGCACCAACGGCAAATCGACGACGACGGCGCTGATCGCGCATATCCTGAAGACGAGCGGGCGCGACACGCAGCTCGGCGGCAATATCGGCACGGCGGTGCTGACGCTCGATCCGCCAGAGGCCGGACGCTTCTATGTGGTCGAGTGCTCCTCCTACCAGATCGACCTTGCGCCGACGCTTGATGCGACGGCCGGCATCCTGCTCAACCTGACGCCCGATCACCTGGATCGGCACGGCACCATGCAGCACTATGCCGATATCAAGGAGCGGCTGGTGGCGGGAAGCGGCACCGCCATCGTCGGCGTCGACGACAGTTTCTCGAGCCTGGTCGCCGACCGGGTCGAGCGGGCCGGCACGAAGGTCGCGCGAATCTCGCGCCGCCATGCGCTTGCGGACGGCATCTATGCAGAAGGCTCGCAATTGATGCGGGCTCACGGGGGCACGGCCGTGCTCGTCACCGATCTTTCCGGCATTGAGACGCTGCGCGGCGGGCACAATGCCCAGAACGCCGCTGCGGCCGTTGCCGCTTGCCTCGCCGTCGGGGTCGACGAGAAGGAGATCGTGGAGGGGCTTACGACCTTCCCGGGTCTCAAGCACCGGATGCAGCCAGTCGCGAGGATGGGCGAAGTCGTTTTCGTCAACGACAGCAAGGCGACGAATGCCGATGCGGCCGCGCCCGCGCTTTCGAGCTATGAGCGGATCTATTGGATTGCAGGGGGGCTTCCGAAGGAGGGCGGCATTACCTCACTGGCGCCATTTTTCCCGAAAATCGCCAAGGCCTACCTGATCGGCGAGGCGGCGCCGGCCTTCGCCGCGACACTCGGCGAGGCGGTGCCCTACGAGATTTCCGGGACGCTCGAGAAAGCGGTGGCGCATGCGGCGGCGGATGCGGCGCGGGATCCGCAAGGTTTTGCGGCCGTGATGCTTTCCCCGGCTTGCGCAAGCTTCGACCAGTACAAGAATTTCGAGGTGCGGGGAGATGCCTTCGTCGGCCATGTGGCGGCGCTCGAAGGTGTGGCCATGCTCATCTGA
- the ftsW gene encoding putative lipid II flippase FtsW, whose protein sequence is MVSRAERGPVADWFWTIDRLFLATFVLLMGVGFMLSFAASPPVAERLGLDSFHFVKRHAVFLFPSLAVMIGISFLSPRQVRRVAIILLGASLAMMVLVLFVGQEVKGSLRWISIAGISIQPSEFMKPAFVVVCAWLFAEHAKQPEIPGNLLSILLFGIVGVLLVAQPDLGQTVLTATVWGGMFFMAGMPWLWIIVLAALAMGGFFAAYTVLPHVAGRIDRFLTGEGDTFQVDTAREAIIRGDWFGRGPGEGMVKRIIPDSHTDFVFSVAAEEFGILFCMIIVMIFAFLVMRGLNHAFRERNDFNRFAVAGLVLQIGIQSLINIGVNLELLPAKGMTLPLISYGGSSMVAICVTAGFILALTRHRPEKRAVERSLFRSGVGVPAE, encoded by the coding sequence ATGGTAAGCCGAGCCGAACGTGGCCCCGTGGCCGACTGGTTCTGGACGATAGACAGGCTCTTTCTGGCGACCTTCGTTCTGCTGATGGGGGTCGGGTTCATGCTCTCCTTTGCGGCCAGCCCTCCGGTTGCCGAGAGGCTCGGCCTCGACAGCTTCCACTTCGTCAAGCGCCACGCGGTGTTCCTGTTTCCCTCGCTTGCGGTGATGATCGGCATTTCCTTCCTCTCTCCGCGGCAGGTGAGGCGGGTGGCGATCATTCTGCTCGGCGCTTCGCTCGCGATGATGGTCCTCGTCCTGTTCGTCGGACAGGAGGTCAAGGGATCGCTGCGGTGGATCTCGATCGCCGGCATTTCGATCCAGCCGTCGGAGTTCATGAAGCCCGCCTTCGTGGTCGTCTGCGCCTGGCTTTTCGCCGAGCACGCCAAACAGCCGGAAATCCCCGGCAATCTTTTGTCCATCCTCCTGTTCGGCATCGTTGGTGTGCTGCTCGTCGCCCAGCCGGACCTTGGCCAGACGGTGCTGACCGCAACGGTGTGGGGCGGCATGTTCTTCATGGCCGGCATGCCGTGGCTCTGGATCATCGTGCTTGCCGCCCTGGCGATGGGCGGCTTCTTCGCCGCCTATACCGTGCTGCCGCACGTCGCAGGCCGTATCGACCGGTTCCTCACCGGCGAGGGCGACACCTTCCAGGTGGACACGGCGCGCGAGGCGATCATTCGCGGCGACTGGTTCGGCCGCGGCCCGGGCGAGGGCATGGTCAAGCGCATCATCCCCGACAGCCACACCGACTTCGTTTTTTCCGTGGCGGCGGAAGAGTTCGGCATCCTCTTCTGCATGATCATCGTGATGATCTTTGCCTTCCTGGTGATGCGCGGCCTCAACCATGCCTTCCGCGAACGCAACGACTTCAACAGGTTTGCCGTCGCCGGCCTGGTGCTGCAGATCGGTATCCAGTCGCTGATCAATATCGGCGTCAACCTCGAACTGCTGCCGGCGAAGGGCATGACCCTTCCGCTGATTTCCTATGGCGGCTCGTCGATGGTGGCTATCTGCGTGACGGCCGGTTTCATCCTGGCCCTGACGCGGCATCGGCCGGAAAAGCGCGCGGTCGAGCGCAGCCTCTTCCGATCCGGCGTCGGGGTCCCGGCGGAGTAG
- a CDS encoding peptidoglycan D,D-transpeptidase FtsI family protein, which yields MSFLSRIMLLKSKAHFSAGGNNRAPETGLNVTFQGTRKKSASQAKSRVAIIIASFGIVYAVIGGRLVQYGMAQPETVSSIGRADSLMASRPDLLDRNGEILATDIRTVSLYAEPHKIVDADEAIERLATVLPDLNAREIYHKLKSNSRFQWLRRQLTPKQQSEILALGIPGIGFRPEKRRFYPGGPTASHIVGHVNIDNRGIAGMERYIDNQGLADLAAIGLTSDAKLEPVRLSIDLRVQNIVRDVIAAGMKNYEAIAAGAVVLNARTGEVLAMASVPDYDPNNPAEGAEEGWMNRMSNGTFEMGSTFKTFTIAMGLDSGKVTLNDSFDATAPIRIGGFTIKDFHGKRRVLTVPEIFQYSSNIGTAKIADLVGIPGHQEFLTRLGLLTKLPTELPEVKAPSQPREWKKIHSITISFGHGVSTTPLQTAVAGAALVNGGKLIPPTFLPRTEEEANNLASVVVKNSTSDDMRYLLRWNGIAGSGKRALVPGFNVGGKTGTADKVVNGRYAHDQNFNAFLAAFPIYDPQYVVLTFIDAPKTGEGGGRTSGSNAAPMVRDIISRSAPLLGVEPKFGEDGSALLVSY from the coding sequence ATGTCCTTTCTCTCCCGGATAATGCTGCTGAAAAGCAAGGCGCACTTCTCCGCCGGGGGCAACAATCGCGCTCCCGAGACGGGTCTCAACGTCACCTTCCAGGGGACCCGCAAAAAGAGTGCCAGCCAGGCGAAGAGCCGCGTGGCGATCATCATCGCCAGCTTCGGCATCGTCTATGCGGTGATCGGCGGCCGACTGGTGCAATACGGCATGGCGCAGCCCGAGACGGTTTCCTCGATCGGCCGCGCCGACAGCCTGATGGCGTCTCGTCCCGATCTCCTCGACCGCAACGGAGAAATCCTGGCGACCGATATCCGCACGGTCTCGCTTTATGCCGAGCCGCACAAGATCGTCGACGCCGACGAGGCTATCGAGCGCCTGGCGACCGTGCTGCCCGATCTCAATGCGCGCGAGATCTACCACAAGCTGAAGTCGAATTCGCGCTTTCAATGGCTGCGCCGCCAGCTGACTCCGAAGCAGCAGAGCGAGATCCTGGCGCTCGGCATTCCGGGCATCGGCTTCCGGCCGGAGAAGCGCCGCTTCTATCCCGGCGGCCCGACCGCCTCCCACATCGTCGGCCACGTCAATATCGACAATCGCGGCATCGCCGGCATGGAGCGCTATATCGACAATCAGGGTCTTGCCGATCTGGCCGCCATCGGCTTGACCAGCGACGCCAAGCTCGAGCCGGTCAGGCTCTCGATCGACCTGCGCGTCCAGAACATCGTGCGCGACGTCATCGCCGCCGGCATGAAGAACTACGAGGCGATCGCGGCGGGCGCGGTCGTTCTCAACGCTCGCACCGGCGAAGTGCTGGCCATGGCCTCGGTGCCGGATTACGACCCGAACAATCCGGCCGAAGGTGCCGAAGAGGGCTGGATGAACCGCATGTCGAACGGCACGTTCGAAATGGGCTCCACCTTCAAGACCTTCACCATCGCGATGGGCCTTGATTCCGGCAAGGTGACGCTCAACGACAGTTTCGACGCGACGGCGCCGATCCGCATCGGCGGTTTCACCATCAAGGATTTCCACGGCAAGCGCCGCGTGCTGACCGTGCCGGAAATCTTCCAATATTCGTCGAACATCGGCACGGCCAAGATCGCCGACCTCGTCGGCATTCCGGGTCACCAGGAATTCCTGACGCGCCTGGGCCTGCTGACGAAGCTTCCGACGGAGCTTCCGGAGGTGAAGGCGCCGTCGCAGCCGCGCGAATGGAAGAAGATCCACTCGATCACCATCTCCTTCGGCCACGGCGTCTCGACCACGCCGCTGCAGACAGCCGTTGCGGGTGCCGCCCTCGTCAATGGCGGCAAGCTCATCCCGCCGACCTTCCTGCCGCGCACGGAAGAGGAGGCGAACAATCTCGCAAGCGTGGTGGTCAAGAACAGCACCAGCGACGACATGCGTTATCTCTTGCGCTGGAACGGCATTGCGGGCTCGGGCAAGCGGGCGCTCGTCCCCGGCTTCAATGTCGGCGGCAAGACCGGAACGGCCGACAAGGTCGTCAATGGTCGTTACGCCCACGACCAGAACTTCAACGCCTTTCTCGCGGCTTTTCCGATCTACGACCCGCAATATGTGGTGCTGACCTTCATCGATGCGCCGAAGACCGGCGAAGGGGGGGGGCGGACGTCCGGCTCGAACGCCGCACCGATGGTGCGCGACATCATCAGCCGCTCCGCGCCGCTTCTCGGGGTCGAGCCGAAATTCGGAGAAGACGGTTCTGCCTTGCTTGTGTCTTATTGA
- the rsmH gene encoding 16S rRNA (cytosine(1402)-N(4))-methyltransferase RsmH: MVADQGDRTSEADGGPVRHIPVMLAEVLAALEPAPGKVILDGTFGAGGYTSALLDAGADVIALDRDPTAIAAGQAMAAAAGGRLKLVHSRFSELAGHAPDEGLDGVVLDIGVSSMQIDEAERGFSFQKKGPLDMRMSASGVTAADVVNRAKVSDLIRIFGFLGEEKQAGRIARAIEKRRTEQPFETTRDLAGLIETVVPRKAKDKIHPATRVFQALRIFVNDELGELANALFAAERVLKPGGRLVVVTFHSLEDRIVKAFFQDRAGKAGGSRHMPMVAARVATFTPVGKSMIAASDEEASRNPRARSAKLRAGIRTEAPSPGSDPSIFNLPELASLARLGG, translated from the coding sequence ATGGTGGCGGATCAAGGCGACAGGACTTCTGAAGCCGATGGCGGACCGGTTCGTCACATTCCCGTCATGCTCGCCGAGGTGCTGGCGGCGCTCGAGCCGGCGCCCGGCAAGGTCATTCTCGACGGCACCTTCGGCGCGGGCGGCTACACCTCGGCGCTCCTCGATGCGGGTGCGGATGTGATTGCGCTCGACCGCGATCCGACCGCGATCGCTGCCGGGCAGGCCATGGCGGCCGCGGCCGGCGGGCGGCTCAAGCTTGTTCATTCGCGGTTTTCCGAACTGGCGGGGCATGCGCCGGACGAAGGGCTCGACGGCGTCGTGCTCGACATCGGCGTCTCGTCCATGCAGATCGACGAGGCTGAGCGCGGCTTTTCGTTCCAGAAAAAGGGCCCGCTCGACATGCGCATGTCGGCGAGCGGCGTGACCGCCGCCGACGTCGTCAATCGCGCCAAGGTTTCCGATCTCATCCGCATCTTCGGCTTTCTTGGCGAAGAAAAGCAGGCCGGCCGCATCGCCCGGGCGATCGAGAAGCGCCGTACCGAGCAGCCTTTCGAGACGACTCGCGACCTTGCGGGCCTCATCGAAACAGTCGTGCCGCGCAAGGCCAAGGACAAGATCCATCCCGCAACGCGGGTCTTCCAGGCGCTGCGCATCTTCGTCAATGACGAGCTCGGCGAGCTTGCCAACGCGCTCTTTGCCGCCGAGCGCGTGCTGAAACCCGGCGGACGTCTCGTCGTCGTCACTTTCCATTCGCTCGAAGACAGGATCGTCAAGGCCTTCTTCCAGGATCGCGCGGGCAAGGCGGGCGGCTCCCGGCATATGCCGATGGTGGCGGCGCGTGTCGCAACCTTCACGCCAGTCGGCAAGTCTATGATCGCGGCCAGTGACGAGGAAGCCTCCCGCAATCCGCGCGCCCGATCTGCCAAGCTCAGGGCCGGCATCCGCACGGAGGCGCCGTCGCCGGGTAGCGATCCATCCATTTTCAATCTACCGGAACTGGCGAGTCTTGCGAGGTTAGGGGGCTAA